One Roseimaritima multifibrata DNA window includes the following coding sequences:
- a CDS encoding type I phosphomannose isomerase catalytic subunit, which yields MIKLEPLKMNPIMRDYLWGGRKLSERLGKTIEEGQTAAESWEIVDRDDAQSVVADGPWKGQTLRQLIAEQKREMLGDCDSNSHFPLLLKYLDCQRVLSVQVHPTDEYGLKMPQPDLGKTEAWYIVDAEPDSVIYAGLKEGVDRLMLAEAIQDQQTEKVLHEIRPNAGDCIFIPAGTVHALGAGLLVAEIQQASDTTFRLYDWNRVGADGKPRPLHIEQALAVTNYDSGPVYPVSPKDVADGWQQLVDCDKFQLLKASECGSYPIPSADRFVILSVPCGKALLRWAGGTRSLEVGDSVLVPAAVTDVEVVIEEPHSTVLRMHGPADTPCLA from the coding sequence ATGATCAAACTGGAACCGCTGAAAATGAACCCCATCATGCGTGACTACCTGTGGGGGGGACGCAAGCTGTCTGAGCGGCTGGGGAAAACGATCGAAGAGGGCCAGACCGCTGCGGAAAGCTGGGAAATTGTCGATCGGGACGATGCCCAGAGCGTGGTTGCTGACGGACCCTGGAAAGGGCAGACGCTGCGGCAGTTGATCGCCGAGCAGAAACGCGAAATGCTTGGTGATTGCGACTCCAATAGCCATTTTCCGCTGTTATTAAAATATTTGGATTGCCAGCGAGTCCTTTCGGTGCAGGTCCACCCTACGGACGAGTATGGGCTGAAAATGCCCCAGCCTGACCTGGGGAAGACCGAAGCGTGGTATATCGTTGATGCCGAACCGGATAGCGTGATTTACGCCGGTCTAAAAGAGGGAGTCGACCGGTTGATGCTGGCCGAAGCGATTCAGGACCAGCAGACCGAGAAAGTTCTTCACGAAATTCGCCCCAATGCAGGCGACTGTATCTTTATTCCCGCCGGGACGGTCCATGCGCTCGGCGCAGGACTGTTGGTGGCTGAAATTCAGCAAGCCAGCGACACCACTTTTCGCCTGTACGACTGGAACCGCGTCGGTGCCGATGGAAAGCCTCGCCCGTTGCATATCGAACAAGCTCTGGCGGTGACGAATTACGATTCGGGACCGGTTTACCCTGTTAGCCCCAAAGACGTTGCCGATGGTTGGCAGCAGTTGGTCGATTGCGACAAGTTTCAGCTGTTAAAGGCAAGCGAATGCGGTTCGTATCCGATTCCCTCGGCAGACCGTTTTGTCATCCTCAGCGTCCCCTGCGGAAAAGCGCTCCTCCGCTGGGCCGGAGGGACTCGATCCCTTGAAGTAGGGGATTCAGTACTGGTTCCTGCGGCTGTCACCGACGTGGAAGTCGTCATCGAAGAGCCCCATTCAACGGTCTTGAGGATGCACGGGCCTGCCGATACCCCTTGCCTGGCTTAG
- a CDS encoding membrane or secreted protein, producing MRTIALLICCATLTSLGCRQRPLLAPPGPTSYQQGQAVIHDPYPQNDIGVEEQASRPRDYQKPLAEPVRDRLYRDASPWWQFGG from the coding sequence ATGCGAACCATAGCTCTTCTCATTTGCTGTGCGACTTTGACGTCTTTGGGATGTCGTCAGCGTCCGCTTTTGGCTCCTCCGGGGCCGACCAGTTATCAGCAAGGGCAAGCGGTCATCCATGATCCTTACCCCCAAAATGACATTGGTGTGGAAGAGCAGGCCAGTCGCCCTCGGGATTACCAAAAGCCTCTAGCGGAGCCGGTTCGCGATCGGCTGTACCGCGACGCGTCGCCATGGTGGCAGTTCGGAGGTTAA
- a CDS encoding pseudouridine synthase has product MICTHLMAAPKSNRNHDHGDSKSSKASEGEQRLQRILAAAGFGSRRKCEEYITEGRVEVDGEIVMRLGATADPLHSKIYVDGNKLHLPKAVYFILHKPTGVVSTNRDPQGRPRVIDLIPPGTRVFPVGRLDRNSEGLMLMTNDGALADQLTHPRYGVMKVYHVTVAGEVTPEAMKKMREGIFIAEGRVQVDGAKIRKAGARSTDMEISLREGKNREIRRILARLGHKVQKLRRVAIGPLRLGELPKGAHRQLTHIEVKKLKAEAAAGAKRATDGVDLRQPQEPERPERGEAPIRIAPSAKASQPAKEFRPAKKSRSGKDSRPAKASRPSKSGQSASKLGAKKGTKRPSPNRSAGGPSKRPVVSRGKKVASRSKSNSFEFDFNSAGARGGALIGIESESQEKPDRAKKKKPAKRGARGAAGRSGTSRSKPKSNTRSAGKPNRGSDRKKGK; this is encoded by the coding sequence TTGATCTGCACACACCTGATGGCCGCTCCAAAATCCAACCGCAATCACGATCATGGTGACAGCAAGTCTTCCAAGGCATCGGAAGGTGAGCAACGACTGCAGCGCATTTTAGCGGCCGCCGGTTTTGGTAGCCGTCGCAAGTGCGAGGAATATATCACGGAAGGTCGAGTGGAGGTCGATGGCGAGATCGTCATGCGATTGGGAGCGACCGCCGACCCACTGCACAGCAAAATCTACGTCGACGGCAATAAATTGCATTTGCCGAAAGCGGTTTATTTTATCTTGCACAAGCCAACCGGCGTCGTTTCGACCAATCGTGACCCTCAGGGCCGGCCTCGCGTTATCGATCTGATTCCCCCCGGAACTCGCGTTTTTCCGGTTGGTCGTTTAGACCGTAATAGCGAAGGATTGATGCTGATGACCAACGATGGTGCGTTGGCCGACCAGCTAACCCACCCTCGGTATGGCGTGATGAAGGTCTATCATGTGACCGTCGCTGGCGAGGTGACTCCCGAAGCGATGAAGAAGATGCGGGAGGGGATTTTCATCGCGGAAGGTCGAGTGCAGGTCGATGGGGCCAAAATCCGCAAAGCGGGGGCTCGTTCGACCGATATGGAAATCAGCCTGCGAGAAGGCAAGAATCGCGAAATCCGCCGCATCTTGGCTCGCCTAGGCCATAAAGTCCAGAAACTACGCCGCGTAGCGATCGGTCCGCTCCGATTGGGTGAATTGCCTAAAGGGGCTCATCGCCAGCTGACGCATATCGAAGTCAAAAAATTAAAAGCCGAAGCGGCAGCAGGGGCAAAGCGGGCAACCGACGGCGTCGATCTGCGGCAGCCGCAGGAGCCTGAACGTCCAGAGCGTGGCGAAGCTCCGATTCGAATCGCACCCTCCGCGAAAGCATCGCAGCCTGCCAAGGAATTTCGGCCCGCGAAAAAATCTCGATCGGGCAAAGATTCTCGGCCTGCGAAGGCATCGCGTCCCAGCAAATCAGGTCAATCGGCCAGCAAGCTGGGTGCAAAAAAGGGGACCAAGCGTCCTTCGCCAAATCGATCCGCTGGTGGTCCATCCAAGCGTCCCGTCGTATCGCGAGGCAAAAAAGTCGCTTCGCGATCGAAATCCAATTCGTTTGAATTCGATTTCAATTCCGCCGGAGCTCGTGGTGGTGCTTTGATTGGGATTGAAAGCGAATCGCAAGAAAAGCCAGATCGTGCAAAGAAAAAGAAGCCGGCGAAACGTGGGGCTCGTGGGGCGGCTGGCCGTTCGGGAACCTCAAGGTCAAAACCAAAGTCCAATACCCGATCGGCGGGAAAGCCGAATCGTGGTTCCGATAGGAAGAAAGGGAAGTAG
- a CDS encoding dihydroorotate dehydrogenase electron transfer subunit produces MQQVDAQVVTNQPLAKETYLVRIAAPEIAARVRPGQFVMIRMSGLNDPLIGRALAVYDVGCDDQGTPATFDLVYLKKGKLTTCLSQAAAGDSVTVWGPLGNGFAPVPCEHLVMVAGGIGQTPFVVLAKEALGLQTFGQRTGGWAKSVTLIYGARSADRLAGVDDFRKLGVDVRLCTDDGSTGEKALVPAVLDRCLTELKTSLAADSIRVVCCGPEIMMEKASEVAIAQSTPCEVSMETPMACGIGICFSCVAKVRQSDGEWDYKRTCVEGPVFDATKICW; encoded by the coding sequence ATGCAACAGGTGGACGCCCAGGTGGTTACGAATCAGCCACTGGCCAAGGAGACCTACCTCGTTCGAATTGCCGCTCCAGAAATTGCGGCTCGTGTTCGTCCGGGACAGTTTGTGATGATCCGCATGTCGGGATTGAATGATCCCTTGATCGGACGTGCGCTGGCCGTTTATGACGTCGGGTGTGACGACCAAGGAACCCCGGCAACTTTTGATCTGGTCTATCTGAAAAAGGGCAAACTAACGACCTGCTTGTCTCAAGCGGCAGCGGGGGATTCGGTCACGGTTTGGGGACCGCTGGGCAATGGTTTTGCTCCGGTACCCTGTGAGCATCTGGTAATGGTCGCCGGTGGAATCGGGCAAACCCCGTTTGTGGTTCTGGCGAAAGAAGCGTTAGGTTTGCAGACCTTTGGCCAGCGGACGGGCGGCTGGGCAAAAAGTGTCACCCTAATCTACGGAGCTCGCAGTGCCGATCGTTTGGCAGGCGTCGACGATTTTCGGAAACTGGGCGTCGATGTTCGACTGTGTACCGACGACGGGTCGACGGGCGAAAAAGCGTTGGTTCCGGCCGTCCTTGACCGTTGCTTAACCGAGCTGAAAACGTCCCTTGCTGCCGATTCGATTCGCGTCGTTTGCTGTGGCCCTGAAATCATGATGGAAAAAGCTTCCGAGGTCGCGATCGCTCAGTCGACGCCGTGTGAAGTGTCGATGGAAACGCCCATGGCGTGTGGCATTGGGATCTGTTTTTCTTGCGTTGCCAAGGTCCGGCAATCCGATGGGGAATGGGATTACAAACGGACCTGTGTCGAAGGGCCTGTTTTTGACGCTACAAAAATTTGCTGGTAA
- a CDS encoding glycosyltransferase family 4 protein has product MRILQITSGGQQSNGALQYAVQLSNRLVDRGHEVWMLTVPGGYVAQAIEQSDVTLIPSSLHRWPLDELKRIDQQIQKLGIQVVHGHSSRACNFAVCLRRLYGVPAVSTAHANKVQVHWAWADRIIAVSKVTETFHRRWNLVRKSRISIIHNPIDTDRFQPLDPALRSAQRAALHVADETPVLLIAGHIVRRKGQRIAVAAMPEILAKFPAAQLWLVGHEDHRYGKLVREDIERLGIQNSVRLIPPCEDVQRYFAMADLCLCPSLDEPFGLTACESLACEVPVIASSVGGFLETIQHDRSGVLLKRNDAPTLAAATIQMLQNRERCQAFGKVGRRWVQQNLTADAHDQQVEQVYQSLLK; this is encoded by the coding sequence ATGCGGATCCTGCAAATTACCAGCGGTGGGCAACAGTCCAACGGAGCGCTGCAGTATGCGGTGCAGTTGTCGAATCGCTTAGTCGATCGTGGACACGAAGTTTGGATGCTGACCGTTCCCGGAGGCTACGTTGCCCAGGCGATCGAACAATCCGATGTAACGTTGATCCCCTCGTCACTGCATCGTTGGCCGCTGGATGAATTGAAGCGAATCGACCAGCAGATTCAGAAACTGGGAATTCAGGTGGTGCACGGCCATAGCAGCCGAGCATGTAATTTTGCCGTTTGTCTAAGACGGCTCTACGGGGTCCCTGCCGTTTCCACCGCTCATGCCAATAAGGTGCAGGTGCACTGGGCTTGGGCTGACCGCATCATTGCGGTTTCCAAGGTGACGGAAACCTTTCACCGCCGCTGGAACCTCGTCCGTAAATCGCGTATTTCGATCATCCACAACCCGATTGATACGGACCGATTTCAGCCGCTGGATCCGGCCCTGCGGTCCGCTCAGCGGGCTGCGTTGCACGTCGCGGACGAGACGCCGGTGTTACTGATTGCAGGGCACATTGTGCGTCGTAAGGGACAGCGCATTGCGGTTGCCGCGATGCCGGAAATTCTGGCAAAATTCCCGGCAGCCCAGTTGTGGTTGGTGGGGCATGAAGATCACCGGTATGGAAAACTGGTCCGCGAGGATATCGAACGGTTAGGAATTCAAAACTCCGTTCGATTGATCCCGCCTTGTGAGGATGTGCAACGCTATTTCGCAATGGCAGACCTTTGTCTTTGCCCGTCACTAGACGAACCTTTTGGGTTGACCGCCTGCGAATCGCTCGCCTGTGAGGTGCCCGTCATCGCGTCCTCTGTCGGAGGATTTCTGGAAACGATTCAGCACGATCGATCCGGAGTTTTGCTGAAACGAAATGATGCACCGACGTTGGCAGCGGCAACGATTCAGATGCTGCAAAACCGGGAACGGTGTCAGGCGTTTGGGAAAGTTGGTCGAAGGTGGGTTCAACAAAACCTAACGGCGGATGCGCACGACCAACAGGTCGAGCAAGTCTATCAGTCTCTCTTAAAATAA
- the hrpA gene encoding ATP-dependent RNA helicase HrpA, translated as MKPESPYSPPFSQTMQVDRHRLRKAWQRIEQTGSQDQASESARQRFQEQLDASIAVRQQREQLKPSLETPAELPISGYRDQVIQLLKERQVIVVCGETGSGKSTQLPKFCLDAGFGRKAMIGHTQPRRLAARSIAARLGDELACPSSVGFKIRFTDATESNTLVKLMTDGILLAETQHDRFLDRYDVIIIDEAHERSLNIDFLLGYLRRLQGKRPDLRIIITSATIDAERFAEHFSDESGPAPILTVEGRGYPVQMRYLPWDEVAASTDDGMSPTYDLSRHVIAGVDEVLRDGGGDALVFLPTERDIREVSHRLNGHFKRQGREGRIDLLPLYARLPQKEQQQIFNPSGSKRRIVLATNVAESSLTVPRIHYVVDAGTARISRYSPRSKVQRLPIEAISQASANQRAGRCGRIGPGVCVRLYSEQDFADRPAFTTPEIRRTNLASVILQTKTLNLGPISEFPFLDPPRPESIREGLKTLHEIGAIDRREELTKIGMQLGRMPVDPRVGRMLLAAEEHGVLPEVLVIAAAIEIQDPRERPIEKQQAADEAQAIFQDGQSDFVSYLRLWHFYQEQREALSRNRLQKACRSRFLSYNRLREWEDVYRQLREMIRGVHRPSPGQSRGKRSSGGGKLASIGPPRLLEPDDNASEEPAAQPVLSEERYDAVHQALLTGLLSGVAQKTDKHMYLGAGGLKLQLWPGSGLFELAPQWIVAAELVETTRTYARTVARIKPEWLEQLAEHLVRRSYSEPHWSKKQGGAFCYERVNLFGLPVVLRRRVALAPIDPTTARELLIEQGLVEQQLPTRSRSVTHNRRLMEWIDQWMAKARQREFVVDPLTIHQFYAMRLPANVVDRVSLERLDRDQPIPDWVRSLKSPEDLQAWLEAPPEIENVEGQEGPDTLATLYMAPHDLLPQVAATIAPDQFPDMLDVGGTQLPIDYHYEPGSPRDGITVTVPKAALAQVSDHRFGWLVPGLLETKVTAMIKSLPKRIRRNLVPAADVAREVCAELSPDFGAVPFLPTLCATLSRRAEMPISEGDFNSEKLPQHLQILVNVVDEEGQTIASERSVAEVRTHLGVEESSSSESLVQAVTTAQIDREGMQTFDLESIEEQVIRTQGGVQLAQFPALVDDVDSVSLRLFSDRLTAEAAHRRGLMRLYAIAERKEIRSQVRWLPGADKAKVRLGRILPADQYEPALIDLVARMAFVDQGPLVRSEAEFNERRKNRGERIAVAAQQVAKWLPAWADAYQQARSEWESIGQARYADVRQDVHEQVEWLTGDHFLSRTPWQWLQHYPRYFNAIAYRLDKFRSGGESRDREATATVSRLLTQIENYQPGSGAPGRPAKATKETLRWLIQELRVSLFAQPLGTAEKVSVPRIEKYLN; from the coding sequence ATGAAGCCCGAATCGCCTTATTCGCCACCCTTTTCGCAAACCATGCAGGTCGATCGCCATCGGCTTCGCAAGGCGTGGCAACGCATCGAACAAACCGGTTCCCAGGACCAGGCATCCGAGTCAGCGCGGCAGCGTTTCCAGGAGCAATTGGATGCTTCGATCGCCGTTCGCCAACAACGCGAACAGTTAAAACCGTCGCTGGAAACGCCTGCGGAGCTACCGATCAGTGGGTACCGCGATCAGGTCATTCAGTTGCTGAAAGAGCGGCAGGTGATCGTGGTCTGCGGAGAAACAGGCAGCGGGAAAAGTACGCAGCTGCCGAAATTCTGTCTGGACGCTGGGTTTGGACGCAAAGCGATGATCGGGCACACCCAGCCCCGGCGGCTGGCAGCACGATCGATCGCAGCCCGGTTGGGCGATGAACTGGCCTGCCCTTCGTCGGTCGGATTTAAAATTCGATTCACCGACGCCACCGAATCGAACACCTTGGTCAAATTAATGACCGATGGAATCCTGCTGGCAGAGACTCAGCATGATCGGTTCTTGGATCGCTACGATGTGATCATTATCGATGAAGCGCATGAGCGTTCGCTGAATATCGATTTTTTGTTGGGGTACCTGCGGCGTCTGCAAGGGAAGCGTCCCGACCTGCGGATCATTATCACCAGTGCCACGATCGATGCCGAGCGGTTCGCCGAGCATTTCTCTGATGAATCCGGCCCCGCGCCGATCTTGACGGTGGAAGGCCGTGGTTACCCGGTGCAGATGCGGTACCTGCCTTGGGACGAAGTCGCCGCCAGTACCGATGACGGAATGTCGCCGACCTATGATCTTTCGCGTCACGTGATCGCGGGAGTGGACGAGGTTCTTCGCGACGGTGGAGGGGACGCGTTGGTGTTCCTGCCGACCGAACGCGACATCCGTGAGGTTTCTCATCGTTTAAACGGACATTTTAAGCGACAGGGACGTGAGGGGCGGATCGACTTGCTGCCGCTGTATGCGCGATTGCCTCAGAAAGAACAACAGCAGATCTTCAACCCCTCAGGATCGAAGCGACGGATCGTGTTGGCGACCAATGTCGCGGAATCGTCTTTGACGGTCCCACGCATCCATTACGTCGTCGATGCGGGAACCGCCCGAATCAGTCGATACAGTCCACGCAGTAAAGTTCAGCGGTTGCCGATCGAGGCGATCAGTCAGGCGAGTGCCAATCAGCGTGCCGGACGTTGTGGACGGATTGGACCAGGGGTTTGCGTTCGCTTGTACAGCGAACAAGATTTCGCCGATCGTCCTGCTTTTACGACTCCTGAAATTCGCCGCACCAATCTGGCTTCGGTCATTCTTCAGACCAAGACATTGAACCTGGGCCCGATCAGCGAATTTCCGTTTCTGGATCCGCCGCGACCGGAATCGATTCGGGAGGGGCTGAAAACACTGCATGAAATCGGAGCGATCGACCGCCGCGAAGAATTAACCAAGATCGGGATGCAGTTGGGACGGATGCCCGTCGATCCTCGCGTGGGCCGAATGCTGCTTGCCGCAGAGGAACATGGCGTGTTGCCCGAGGTCCTGGTGATCGCCGCGGCGATTGAAATCCAGGATCCGCGTGAACGGCCGATCGAAAAACAGCAGGCCGCTGACGAAGCGCAGGCGATCTTTCAGGATGGTCAAAGCGACTTTGTTAGCTATCTCCGCTTGTGGCATTTTTATCAGGAACAACGCGAGGCGCTCTCTCGGAATCGGCTGCAAAAGGCCTGCCGAAGTCGATTCCTCTCCTACAATCGCCTCCGAGAGTGGGAAGACGTCTATCGACAGTTGCGTGAAATGATTCGCGGTGTCCATCGTCCTTCGCCCGGGCAATCGCGTGGGAAACGCTCGTCGGGTGGCGGCAAGCTTGCTTCCATCGGGCCGCCACGGTTGTTGGAACCGGATGACAATGCAAGCGAAGAACCGGCTGCCCAGCCGGTGCTGAGTGAAGAACGTTACGACGCCGTTCACCAAGCACTTCTGACGGGGCTGTTGTCCGGCGTCGCTCAGAAAACCGACAAGCACATGTATCTGGGAGCCGGGGGACTAAAGTTGCAGTTATGGCCTGGGTCCGGGCTGTTCGAATTGGCGCCGCAGTGGATCGTGGCCGCCGAGCTGGTCGAAACGACGCGAACCTATGCCCGTACTGTTGCCAGAATTAAGCCAGAATGGCTAGAGCAACTGGCCGAACATCTGGTGCGTCGCAGTTACAGTGAACCGCACTGGAGCAAAAAGCAGGGAGGAGCCTTTTGTTATGAACGGGTCAATCTGTTTGGATTGCCGGTCGTGCTTCGTCGCCGCGTCGCCCTGGCACCGATCGACCCCACCACCGCTAGGGAATTGTTGATTGAACAAGGGTTGGTCGAACAGCAGTTGCCCACCCGTTCGCGATCCGTCACCCACAACCGGCGATTGATGGAATGGATCGATCAGTGGATGGCCAAAGCGAGGCAGCGGGAGTTTGTTGTCGACCCACTGACCATTCATCAATTTTACGCGATGCGTTTACCGGCGAATGTTGTCGATCGAGTTTCGCTGGAGCGACTGGACCGAGACCAACCGATTCCTGATTGGGTCCGTTCGCTGAAATCGCCAGAGGACCTCCAAGCCTGGCTGGAAGCGCCTCCGGAAATCGAAAACGTCGAGGGACAAGAGGGGCCCGATACCCTAGCGACCCTCTACATGGCTCCGCACGACCTGTTGCCGCAAGTCGCTGCCACGATTGCTCCCGATCAGTTTCCCGACATGTTGGATGTTGGCGGAACCCAGTTGCCAATCGATTATCACTACGAACCAGGATCGCCACGCGATGGGATCACGGTAACGGTTCCCAAGGCTGCGCTTGCTCAGGTTTCCGATCATCGATTTGGTTGGTTGGTCCCCGGTCTGCTGGAGACGAAGGTTACGGCGATGATCAAGTCGCTGCCAAAACGAATTCGCCGAAACCTGGTTCCGGCGGCGGATGTGGCTCGCGAAGTCTGTGCGGAATTGTCCCCTGATTTCGGAGCGGTCCCTTTTCTCCCGACGTTATGTGCAACCCTTTCACGGCGCGCGGAAATGCCTATTAGCGAGGGGGACTTTAATTCCGAAAAGCTCCCTCAGCACTTGCAGATTTTGGTGAATGTGGTCGATGAAGAGGGGCAAACGATCGCTAGTGAACGGAGTGTGGCTGAGGTTCGAACGCATCTGGGCGTTGAAGAATCCTCCTCTTCCGAATCGTTGGTGCAGGCCGTGACAACGGCTCAGATCGATCGCGAAGGGATGCAGACTTTCGATCTGGAGTCGATTGAAGAACAAGTGATTCGGACGCAGGGAGGTGTGCAATTAGCACAATTCCCCGCCTTGGTTGACGATGTTGATTCGGTTTCACTGCGACTGTTTTCCGATCGTCTAACCGCCGAAGCGGCTCATCGCCGTGGTTTAATGCGGTTGTATGCCATTGCCGAACGGAAGGAGATTCGCAGCCAAGTGCGCTGGTTGCCCGGTGCCGATAAAGCAAAGGTGCGACTGGGCAGGATCCTGCCAGCCGATCAGTATGAGCCAGCGCTGATTGATTTGGTTGCCCGGATGGCGTTTGTCGATCAGGGGCCGCTGGTCCGCAGCGAGGCGGAATTCAATGAACGTCGCAAGAATCGCGGCGAACGGATCGCCGTCGCAGCCCAACAGGTCGCCAAGTGGTTGCCCGCTTGGGCCGACGCCTATCAGCAAGCGCGAAGCGAATGGGAATCGATCGGGCAAGCACGTTATGCCGACGTCCGCCAAGACGTCCACGAGCAAGTCGAATGGCTGACCGGCGACCACTTTCTTTCGAGGACGCCCTGGCAGTGGTTGCAGCACTACCCAAGATATTTCAACGCGATTGCCTACCGTCTGGATAAATTCCGTTCGGGCGGAGAGAGTCGTGACAGGGAAGCGACGGCAACGGTTTCACGCTTGTTGACGCAAATCGAAAACTATCAACCCGGCTCGGGGGCTCCCGGACGCCCGGCCAAAGCGACCAAAGAAACCTTGCGTTGGTTAATCCAAGAACTGCGAGTCAGTCTGTTTGCACAGCCGCTGGGAACCGCCGAGAAAGTCTCGGTCCCTAGGATCGAGAAGTACTTGAATTGA